Within the Micromonospora citrea genome, the region GAAGACGAAGCCGATCGCGAGCACGAGGACCAGCAGGCTGTTCTTGCCGAACGAGATGATCAGCAGGGCGGAGAGCACGATGGCGGGGAACGCCATGACCACGTCGAGGCAGCGCATGACCACCTCGTCCACCGCGGTCCGGCTGGTGCCGGCGATCGCGCCGAGCATCCCGCCGACGAGCAGGGCGATGCCGGCCGCGCCGAACCCGACGATCAGGGAGCGGCGGGTGCCGGCGACCAGCCGGGAGAAGACGTCGCGCCCCAGCTTGTCCAGGCCGAACCAGAAGTCGCCGTTGGGGCCGGTGAGCGCGGGGCCCAGCCCGGCCTGCGCCGGGTCGTGTCGGAGCAGGAGCGGCGCGAGGAGGCCCACCACGACGATGAGCAGGACGAAGCCGAGCGCGATCCGGGCGGTGAGGCCGAGCCGTCGGAAGGCGACGCCGGGGCGCGAGAGTTGGGCGGTGAGCGTCCGGCGCATCAGTGGCCTCCGCGCAGTCGGGGGTTGGCGAAGAGGTAGAGGATGTCGACGATCAGGTTCACCACGACGAACCCGAGGGCGATCGTCAGGACGGTTCCCTGCGCGAGCGCGGTGTCGTTCTGCTGCACCGCGCTCATGATCTGGGTGCCCATGCCGGGCAGCGAGAAGATGGCCTCGATGACCACGGTGCCGCCGATGAGGTAGCCGATCCGCAGGCCCAGCGCGGTGAGCGGGTTGACCAGCGCGTTGCGCAGCACGTTGCGGCCGATCACCACGCGGGGCGGCAGGCCGGCGCCGATCGCGGTGCGGACGTAGTCCTTGTCGAGTTCCTCGACCATGGACGTCCGCACGATCCGGGCGAGCGAGCACCCCACGGGCACGGCGAGCGCGAGCGCGGGCATGACGAGCGACTGGAACCAGAGGCTGGGCGAGTCGGCCGGGTTGACGTATCCGCCGGTGGGAAAGATCGGGCGGCGGACGGCGAGTTCCTGGATGAACAACAGTGCCAGCCAGAAGGACGGCATGGCGATACCGGCCATGGAGACGAACCGGATGACCTGGTCGGGCCAGCGGTCCCGGTACAGCGCGGCCGGGATGCCGAGCGCCAGGGCGATGACCAGCGCGCCGAGCACGCCCAGCGCCGTCAGCTGGATCGTCAGCGGCAGCGCGGTGGCGATCTTGTCGGCGACCGGCACCGAGGGCGGGAAGGTCATGCCGAGGTCGCCCCGGAGCAGGTCGCCCAGGAAGTGCAGGTAGCGGAGCGGCAGCGGGTCGTCGAGGCCGTTGGCGGCCTTGAACGCCGCGACCTGCGCGGGGGTCGCTTGGTCCCCGAGGACGGACAGCGCCGGGTCGATCGGGGAGAACTGCATGATCACGAAGACGAACAGCGTGATGCCCAGCACCAGGGGAATCAGGGTCAGGAGTCGTCGCGCGACCAGGCTCAGGACGGTCAGCATCGTGTCTCTCTCTCGTCACGGGGCGCCGGAGGCCCCGCCCCGCCCCCGGGTGGCCGGGGCGGGGCGGGACGCAAGGGGTGGTTCCGGACCCCCGGTCCCGGACTCAGCCGCTGCGGCTGCTGTCCAGGAAGTACAGACCGGTGGTCGCCGCGCCGGAGAATCCGGTGATCTTCGCGGGGTCGTAGGCCGTGACGACCTTCGTGTGCAGGATCGGGTAGAGCGGAACCTCGTCGGCCACCATGTCGAGGGCCTGCTTCCACAGGGCCTTCCGGGCCGCCTCGTCGGAGGTCTGCGCCGCCTTGTCGAGCAGCGCGGCCATCGCCTTGCGGTCGGCGTCGTTCCAGCGGTAACGCTTACCCGGCCAGGTCTCGCCGTAGTAGAACCAGCGCATCAGCAGGTCGGTGTCGACGCCGAAGACGCTCGGGTCGCCGGTGGCCATCAGCACCCGGAAGGTGTCCTTCGGGACGACGTCGCCGTAGATGGCCGCGGACGGCACCGTGTTGAGGCTGGCGTTGACGCCGATCTTCTTCCACTGCTCCACGACCAGCGGGGCGACGTCCTTCACGACGGAGTTGTCCGTGGTGTCGAGCTGGATCGACAGGTTCTTGACCCCGGCCTCGGCGAGCAGTGCCTTGGCCTTGTCGAGGTCGTGGTCGTAGACCGTGGCGGCCTTCTGGTAGCCCTTGTTGCCCTCGTCGAGGTAGCTCGTCGCCGGGCTGCCGTACCCGTTGAGCGCCGTCTTGATGACGGCTTCCTTGTCGATGGCGTAGTGCAGCGCCTGGCGCACCCGCTTGTCGTTGAACGGCGCCGCCTGGGTGTTGAACATGAGGAAGACCTGGTTGAAGGCCTGCTTCACGTCGACGGTGTACTTGCCCTTGAGCGAGTCGACGTTGAGGTACGGCACCGACTCGATCGCCTGCACCCGGCCGCCCTGCAGGTCGGACACCCGGGCCGCCGCCTCCGACGTGGTGTTCCACGTCATCGTGTCGACCTTGGTCGGGCGGGGGCCGTTGTAGTTCGGGTTCCGGCTCATCTTGATGCCGGACTCCTTCGACGCGCTGTCCAGCTTCATCGGGCCGGAGCCGATCGGCGCGGTGTCGAAGGCCTTCGCGGCGGCCGCGTCGGCGGTCTTCGCCTTGGGCACGATCTTGATGACGGAGATGCGCTCGGCGAATAGGGCGAACGGGTACTTCAGCTTGAACTCGGCCGTCGACGCGTCCTTGGCGGTGACCGTCTCGATGAACGGGATGAACCCCTGCATCAGCGGCGGTGCCGCCGGGTCGGCCGGCTTGAGCACCCGGTTGAACGACCAGGCGATGTCCTCGCCCGTGACCGGGGTGCCGTCGGAGAACTTGGCGCCGTCCCGCAGGGACACGGTGTACGTGCGACCGTCGGCGCTGGGCGTCGGGAAGGCCTTGGCCAGCGCGAGGTAGGGCTCACGGGTGATCGGGTCCAGGTCGACGAGGCCCTCGAAGATGTGCTGGTTGGCCGCCGTGGCCACCGCCGACGAGGCGTTGCCGGGGTCGAACCCGCTGGAGAGGGTGAAAGCCATCGTCGCCTCGATCGACTTTCCGCCCTTGCCGTCGGAGACGGCGTTGGTCGACGCGGGGCCGCCGCTGCAAGCTGCCAGCCCGAGCGCCAGGGTCGCCGCGGTGGCCGCCGTGGCCAGCGGGCGGATCCGGCGCGGCGCGCCGAACCGCCCCCTCGACGGCTTGTGGGTGGTGCTCACGTGATTGCCTCCATAGGCTCTTCATGCGCTCCGCGTGACCGCTCAGCGCTGCGGGGGATTCGAGTGTATGGGGTCTGACGTCTGACGTCTGATGCCGATACGCTGAGCGTGACAGATCCGTGAACGAAGGGCAAGGGGCAGATGACGACGATCGACGCGAGTCCGCTACGCGGGCAGGAGCGCCCGGGTCCCCGCCGGCAGGAGGTCGTTACCGGGATCAAGGACTACATCCTGCGCAATCGCCTCAAGCCCGGCGACCTGCTGCCCACCGAGACGGAGCTGTGCGAGGCGGTCGGCGCCAGCCGGTCCAGCGTCCGCGAGGCGGTCAAGATCCTCTCGGCCCTCGACATCGTCGAGGTGCGCCACGGGCACGGCACCTTCGTCGGCCGCATGTCCCTCAACGCCCTCGTGGAGAGCCTGGCCTTCCGCGGCCTGCTCAGCGGCGAGGAGGACCACCACGTACTCGGGCAGGTCGTGGACGTCCGGCAGACCCTCGAACAGGGACTGGCGGCCGAGATCATCGCCGTCCTCGACGGGGACCACCGCGCGCAGCTCTCCGCGCTCGTCGACCAGATGGAGGACCTGGCCGCCCAGGACAAGGACTTCCTCGAGGTCGACCGGGCCTTCCACGTCAAGCTGATGGAACCCCTGGGCAACGACCTGATCCTCCAGCTCACCGAGGCGTTCTGGCAGGTGCAGGCCATCGTGGCCCCCACCCTGCGCACGGAGCCCGAACACCGGGTCATCACCGCCCAGCGGCACCGCGCCATCGTGGACGCCGTCACCGCCGGGGATCCGGCGGTGCTGCGGGCCGCCGTCGCCGAGCACTACGCGCCCATCCGCGAGAGCATCGCCCGCGCCGTTCAGGGGTGACCCGGCACCCGTCCAGGGGTGAGCCGGCACGAGGCGGGGCGACGGGTCACCAGCCTGCCGTCGCCCGGCCTCCGGCGGCGACGCCGGAACGCTCCGCCCGAGGACGAGTTGGGTTCGCTGCAGATCAGCATGAGAGAGCCGCGTCCGGATGCTCGGTGGTTTGTCGGGGTGATGTGCGGGTGCGGCGGTATTCGCCGGGCGTCACAGCGAAATGTCGCCGGAAGGCCAGGTGGAAGCCGACGGCCGAGCGGTAGCCGACCCGTCCGGGGAGCACGCCGAGCGGCAGGGCGGTCTCGTTCAGGAGGCGGGCCGCCTCGCGCATCCGGCGGCCGGTCAGGTGGCGGGCCGGGGCCTCGCCGACGAGGCGGGTGAATGTGGTCGCGAACGCCGACCGTGACATGTTCGCCTCCCGGGCCAGTGACTCCAGCGTCCACGGCTCGTCGAAGCGGGTCTGGATCGCCAGCAGGGCACGGCCGATCGCCGAGTGTCGCAACGCCTGCAGCGCGGGCGAGGCGTCGGCGAGCCTGCCCACCGCCACCCGCAGCGCCAGCACGAAGACCAGCTCGAACGAGCGCAGCGCCACCAGCTGGGCGCCGGGCGCGTCGTCGCGCGTTCCGTCGGCCAGACAGTCGAGGGTGCCGGCCAGCAGCGGCTCGCCGGCCAGCATCTCACGGTCGAGCACGAGGACCTCCGGCAGCGCACGATACAGCGGCGACACCGCGCTCTCGTCGTAGTGCAGCCCGCCGCACAGCAGCTCGGTCGCCGGGCCCGGGCCGTCCACGCGGACCTCGGTGGTCGTCCCGGCAGGGCGGCCGGGGAGCAGCAGGTCGATCGGGGTCGTGGCGCGGCCGGGCCGGTCCGCCAACTCGTGCGCGGTGCCGTACGGGAAGACCGCGAGCTCGCCCGCGCCCAGGGTGATCGGATCGGATCTGCCGGGCATGGTGATCGCGCACTCGCCGGAGTGCACGTA harbors:
- a CDS encoding ABC transporter permease produces the protein MLTVLSLVARRLLTLIPLVLGITLFVFVIMQFSPIDPALSVLGDQATPAQVAAFKAANGLDDPLPLRYLHFLGDLLRGDLGMTFPPSVPVADKIATALPLTIQLTALGVLGALVIALALGIPAALYRDRWPDQVIRFVSMAGIAMPSFWLALLFIQELAVRRPIFPTGGYVNPADSPSLWFQSLVMPALALAVPVGCSLARIVRTSMVEELDKDYVRTAIGAGLPPRVVIGRNVLRNALVNPLTALGLRIGYLIGGTVVIEAIFSLPGMGTQIMSAVQQNDTALAQGTVLTIALGFVVVNLIVDILYLFANPRLRGGH
- a CDS encoding ABC transporter substrate-binding protein, translating into MSTTHKPSRGRFGAPRRIRPLATAATAATLALGLAACSGGPASTNAVSDGKGGKSIEATMAFTLSSGFDPGNASSAVATAANQHIFEGLVDLDPITREPYLALAKAFPTPSADGRTYTVSLRDGAKFSDGTPVTGEDIAWSFNRVLKPADPAAPPLMQGFIPFIETVTAKDASTAEFKLKYPFALFAERISVIKIVPKAKTADAAAAKAFDTAPIGSGPMKLDSASKESGIKMSRNPNYNGPRPTKVDTMTWNTTSEAAARVSDLQGGRVQAIESVPYLNVDSLKGKYTVDVKQAFNQVFLMFNTQAAPFNDKRVRQALHYAIDKEAVIKTALNGYGSPATSYLDEGNKGYQKAATVYDHDLDKAKALLAEAGVKNLSIQLDTTDNSVVKDVAPLVVEQWKKIGVNASLNTVPSAAIYGDVVPKDTFRVLMATGDPSVFGVDTDLLMRWFYYGETWPGKRYRWNDADRKAMAALLDKAAQTSDEAARKALWKQALDMVADEVPLYPILHTKVVTAYDPAKITGFSGAATTGLYFLDSSRSG
- a CDS encoding FadR/GntR family transcriptional regulator; this translates as MTTIDASPLRGQERPGPRRQEVVTGIKDYILRNRLKPGDLLPTETELCEAVGASRSSVREAVKILSALDIVEVRHGHGTFVGRMSLNALVESLAFRGLLSGEEDHHVLGQVVDVRQTLEQGLAAEIIAVLDGDHRAQLSALVDQMEDLAAQDKDFLEVDRAFHVKLMEPLGNDLILQLTEAFWQVQAIVAPTLRTEPEHRVITAQRHRAIVDAVTAGDPAVLRAAVAEHYAPIRESIARAVQG
- a CDS encoding AraC family transcriptional regulator yields the protein MSSPGADLLGELLAPLRLEGVFASRWKVRAPWGLRGDQERNAILHYVHSGECAITMPGRSDPITLGAGELAVFPYGTAHELADRPGRATTPIDLLLPGRPAGTTTEVRVDGPGPATELLCGGLHYDESAVSPLYRALPEVLVLDREMLAGEPLLAGTLDCLADGTRDDAPGAQLVALRSFELVFVLALRVAVGRLADASPALQALRHSAIGRALLAIQTRFDEPWTLESLAREANMSRSAFATTFTRLVGEAPARHLTGRRMREAARLLNETALPLGVLPGRVGYRSAVGFHLAFRRHFAVTPGEYRRTRTSPRQTTEHPDAALSC